In Triticum urartu cultivar G1812 chromosome 6, Tu2.1, whole genome shotgun sequence, the following proteins share a genomic window:
- the LOC125513625 gene encoding sister chromatid cohesion protein PDS5 homolog C-like, with product MPRRHRPAVARTSTPMDGRKSSENCQIGQSERRGNRRSARSKQPSTPMEGLKPRKNCQIGQSEGRGNHRAARSKQATAEISPGCCVHCPAAAAAPARTQGRPKTEQDRPRRVRGQNWQAAPAPKWPKPPHKSPADSKHRSTPPPPRKAEPQRAAPKSRPVVQRERGVGSGTNLPRHLLHHHRPPPPPSRPLQPRPSRGRDAVSSCPHRAARGNPSGCRSPGRRPDPGAPRPDSALPAPQMAADGADSDLEEQLKDVGARLQEAPDDSDGLLKLLYDVEKYLLRVEQSPAASTFAAVRPAMDALIKNELLTHPNAEVKLAIASCISEVTRITAPEAPYDDNIMRDLFSIIVGTFQNLDDIESPSFARRISILETVAKVRSCVVMLDLELDDLILQMFNHFFTTVTSNQPEIVISSMVTTMKLVIDESEEIQTALASYLLQKARNEERETSPASFELAEKVISSCEDGKLKPIFLQLLQVQGTPLDDYSKIVTLVCEGDKVVREDNNVDPSGKDTVDDGKLSERTISDELPQESSKLEQDGTPTTAISSGATLVDHGEANQGPFSPKGQASPKGSASPKGSASPKGPVSPKGPVSPKGPASPKGKPEQPEDTKDADQLKSANDGVEPVDAKPKKPSDLDSDKDLKLKPCKSVATPHSNVDVDKEAHVVSGELSADKKVVNGVADNVPKRADTTPDVVKPKRGRPPGPKSSEKKAARNNQSSDLDLKKTEEAMDSTGKLTKRSAKDDIKASTKKTGEGESSKKQQKPSLKQHKEEVLSEEDTTKDMTLKEMVSPKSLTKGSGRTKGQSGENNVVKRKREQDTEETPRSRKDKGLDGSLVGSRIKVWWPDDEMFYKGVVDSFDTHSKRHKVAYDDGDVEVLLLRDEKWDFISEEEGKTPDVPSERRGRKGRGITLLPVKEEKIETPKSDGVELPKKRGRPKGWRPNNGGTPSTTPSKSKGKTAVKDAKGTPKTAVEIKKEGKEKATGSANKTKDDLAKDSSNQKLKEVGSKSGDGSVKGRPGRKPKSAATSTPVVGSGSGSVQEKRKEKEEKEEAEASEMEQEASGKGASSTGKKRRRKA from the exons ATGCCACGGCGGCACCGCCCCGCTGTGGCTCGCACTTCCACCCCCATG GATGGTCGAAAATCTAGCGAAAATTGCCAAATCGGCCAGAGCGAGAGGCGTGGCAATCGTCGGAGCGCCCGCTCCAAGCAACCTTCCACCCCCATG GAGGGGCTAAAACCTAGGAAAAATTGCCAAATCGGCCAGAGCGAGGGGCGTGGCAACCATCGGGCCGCCCGATCCAAGCAAGCGACGGCCGAGATCTCCCCAGGGTGCTGCGTGCACTgccccgcggcggcggcggctccggctcgGACGCAAGGCCGCCCAAAAACGGAGCAGGATCGCCCCCGACGCGTCCGTGGGCAAAATTGGCAGGCCGCGCCCGCGCCGAAGTGGCCCAAACCCCCCCATAAATCGCCCGCCGATTCCAAACACCGCTCCACTCCACCACCCCCTCGCAAGGCCGAGCCACAGAGAGCCGCACCGAAATCGCGTCCCGTCGTGCAAAGGGAGCGGGGGGTTGGGAGCGGGACAAATCTCCCTCGTcacctcctccaccaccaccgtCCACCGCCACCCCCCTCTCGCCCCCTCCAGCCTCGCCCCTCGCGTGGGAGGGACGCCGTGTCCTCCTGCCCCCACCGCGCCGCGCGGGGAAACCCTAGCGGCTGCAGATCTCCGGGCAGGCGCCCCGATCCGGGCGCCCCGCGCCCCGATTCGGCCCTCCCGGCGCCTCAAATGGCGGCGGACGGGGCGGACAGCGACCTTGAGGAGCAACTCAAGGATGTCGGCGCCCGCCTGCAGGAGGCGCCCGACGACTCCGACGGCCTGCTCAAGCTCCTCTAC GACGTCGAGAAATATCTGTTGAGAGTGGAGCAATCACCTGCAGCAAGCACATTTGCTGCTGTTCGCCCAGCAATGGATGCCCTGATCAAGAACGAACTTTTGACTCACCCTAATGCCGAGGTCAAACTTGCTATCGCATCTTGTATATCTGAGGTTACAAGGATCACTGCACCCGAGGCTCCGTATGATGACAATATTATGAGG GATTTGTTTTCCATAATTGTGGGGACTTTTCAGAATTTAGATGATATTGAGAGCCCGTCCTTTGCAAGGAGGATTTCAATTCTCGAGACTGTGGCAAAGGTCCGGTCGTGCGTGGTCATGTTAGACCTTGAGTTGGATGATCTGATTCTGCAGATGTTTAACCATTTTTTCACAACTGTGAC ATCAAACCAACCAGAAATTGTCATATCATCTATGGTAACAACAATGAAACTTGTAATAGATGAGAGTGAAGAAATACAGACAGCGCTTGCATCGTATCTTCTTCAAAAGGCTAGAAATGAGGAGAGG GAAACGTCTCCAGCATCTTTTGAACTTGCAGAGAAGGTGATCAGCTCATGTGAAGATGGGAAGCTAAAACCAATATTCCTGCAGTTACTTCAAGTTCAAGGCACTCCCTTGGATGACTACAGCAAAATTGTCACGCTGGTTTGTGAAGGTGATAAGGTTGTCAGGGAAGACAACAATGTTGATCCTTCTGGAAAGGACACG GTGGATGATGGCAAACTTTCGGAAAGGACTATTTCTGATGAACTGCCTCAG GAATCTTCAAAACTGGAGCAAGATGGTACTCCGACTACTGCTATTAGTAGTGGTGCAACTCTGGTTGATCATGGTGAGGCTAATCAAGGACCATTTTCTCCAAAAGGACAAGCGTCCCCAAAGGGATCAGCGTCTCCAAAGGGATCAGCGTCTCCAAAGGGACCAGTGTCTCCAAAAGGACCGGTGTCACCAAAAGGACCAGCGTCACCAAAAGGGAAGCCTGAACAGCCTGAAGACACAAAAGATGCTGATCAGTTGAAATCTGCTAATGATGGTGTAGAACCTGTTGATGCAAAGCCCAAGAAGCCATCTGATCTTGATTCAGACAAAGACCTGAAGCTCAAACCCTGCAAGTCTGTGGCTACTCCACACTCTAATGTTGATGTTGACAAAGAAGCTCATGTAGTATCTGGAGAGTTATCTGCAGACAAGAAGGTAGTCAATGGAGTGGCTGATAATGTACCAAAGCGTGCTGATACCACACCCGATGTAGTTAAGCCAAAACGAGGCCGACCTCCTGGACCAAAGTCATCAGAGAAAAAGGCTGCTAGAAATAACCAATCTTCAGATTTAGATTTGAAGAAGACTGAGGAGGCTATGGATTCAACTGGGAAGTTAACAAAGCGATCAGCTAAGGATGATATCAAAGCTTCCACAAAAAAGACTGGTGAAGGAGAATCATCAAAGAAGCAGCAAAAACCCAGTTTGAAACAGCACAAGGAAGAAGTCCTCTCTGAGGAGGACACCACCAAGGATATGACTCTAAAG GAAATGGTCTCTCCGAAGTCTCTGACCAAGGGGTCAGGTAGAACCAAGGGTCAAAGTGGGGAGAATAATGTGGTGAAGAGGAAGCGTGAACAAGATACTGAAGAG ACTCCTCGCTCAAGGAAGGACAAAGGTCTGGATGGAAGTCTAGTTGGTTCAAGGATCAAAGTATGGTGGCCAGACGATGAGAT GTTTTACAAGGGTGTTGTTGACTCATTTGATACCCATTCCAAAAGGCACAAG GTTGCATATGATGATGGAGATGTAGAGGTACTGCTGCTTAGGGATGAAAAATGGGATTTCATCAGTGAG GAAGAAGGCAAAACTCCTGATGTACCATCTGA GCGCCGTGGCCGAAAAGGGAGAGGAATCACGCTGCTGCCAGTGAAGGAAGAAAAAATAGAAACACCTAAAAG TGACGGAGTGGAGCTTCCAAAGAAAAGGGGCCGTCCGAAAGGTTGGCGCCCCAACAATGGTGGCACACCGTCTACAACTCCCAGCAAATCAAAGGGGAAAACTGCTGTCAAGGATGCCAAGGGGACACCTAAAACTGCCGTTGAGATTAAGAAAGAAGGCAAGGAGAAAGCCACTGGATCAGCTAACAAGACGAAGGATGATTTAGCTAAAGACAGCAGCAACCAGAAGCTGAAGGAGGTTGGGAGCAAATCTGGCGATGGATCTGTGAAGGGTAGGCCTGGGCGGAAACCAAAAAGCGCTGCCACTAGTACTCCAGTGGTGGGTAGTGGATCTGGATCTGTTCAAGAGAAgcggaaggagaaggaggagaaggaagagGCTGAGGCATCTGAAATGGAGCAGGAGGCATCTGGCAAGGGGGCGTCTTCAACTGGAAAGAAGCGCAGAAGGAAGGCTTAG